A stretch of the Limnothrix sp. FACHB-406 genome encodes the following:
- a CDS encoding hybrid sensor histidine kinase/response regulator — protein sequence MSRNLLMRLIVGGTALLVGVGAYISYQTVRQATLENLKQDALSRVTNKSQDIDSWLALLKTRVEMLSNVGVVRSMDWAIASPYLKAEDQRIGDFSFFGFTTAAGIRQSTVAKTKPADVRDRRWFQKAMTGQIYVDDPMIARITRVPGVAIAAPIFKDQNSKEKPAGVIHGVVTIDRIKQVTNQLKYGDRSYAFVLNSKGEAIVHPNSAFMSTIDKPAPSLVVAQDAGLAHIAQQMVNRQQDIQLVKIDGLESYVGFRPLTEAQWSVALVIPRQNIESQLQLLDGIAIVVLLLVGTLIGVLVYVQSTEQAQLKQSKAAADSANQAKSEFLSNMSHELRTPLNGILGYAQILSRSKTWGKKEQDGIQIIHQCGTHLLTLINDILDLSKIEARKFDLAINEFHLPSFLQGVGEICRIRAEQKGIAFIYRADSDLPIGIRADEKRLRQVLINLLGNAIKFTDKGQVTFRVQAQKLDDPSLYRLRFQVEDTGVGMTPKQLEKIFLPFEQVGNSKKQSEGTGLGLAISHKIVSLMGSQIEVESTLGQGSTFWFDVQLPEAKEWATASRTIDQGTIVGYEGKQRTIIVVDDRWENRSVIVSLLEPLGFKMVEAQNGQDGWETALNHAPDLIITDLMMHVMDGYQLLRQIRASETLRNVVAIASSASVFESNQQEAIDAGANLFLPKPVQAEVLLQILQEQLNLTWIYEQATVPDPASKTEPLQTQDVIPPASEIVQRLHDLLMDGDTQEILSMVAELAESNPSMAPFSEQVTQLATRFQLKQLQALLERYLAQ from the coding sequence TTGTCTCGCAACCTGCTGATGCGGTTGATTGTGGGAGGCACGGCGCTGCTCGTAGGCGTGGGCGCATATATTAGCTATCAAACTGTGCGCCAAGCAACACTGGAAAACTTAAAGCAGGATGCACTATCCCGTGTGACCAACAAGTCCCAGGATATTGATAGTTGGTTGGCATTGTTGAAAACACGCGTGGAAATGTTATCCAACGTTGGAGTAGTGCGATCGATGGACTGGGCGATCGCCAGTCCCTATCTCAAAGCGGAAGATCAACGAATTGGAGATTTTTCGTTTTTTGGCTTCACCACAGCAGCAGGAATCCGCCAAAGCACTGTTGCCAAAACCAAGCCGGCCGATGTGCGCGATCGCCGGTGGTTTCAGAAGGCAATGACTGGGCAAATTTATGTCGATGATCCCATGATTGCTCGGATCACTCGTGTACCTGGCGTGGCCATTGCTGCACCTATTTTTAAAGATCAAAACTCAAAAGAGAAACCCGCTGGAGTCATCCATGGGGTGGTCACGATCGATCGGATCAAGCAAGTCACCAATCAGTTGAAATATGGCGATCGCAGCTATGCCTTTGTGCTCAATTCCAAGGGCGAGGCGATCGTGCATCCCAACTCAGCATTCATGTCCACCATAGACAAGCCCGCGCCAAGCTTGGTAGTTGCCCAAGACGCAGGGTTGGCCCACATTGCCCAACAGATGGTCAATCGGCAGCAGGACATTCAATTGGTCAAAATTGACGGACTTGAAAGCTATGTGGGTTTTCGACCACTCACCGAAGCGCAATGGTCTGTGGCACTGGTGATTCCACGCCAGAATATTGAATCTCAGCTTCAGCTACTGGATGGCATTGCGATCGTTGTTTTGCTCCTCGTGGGCACGCTGATTGGCGTTTTGGTCTATGTTCAATCCACGGAGCAAGCACAGCTCAAGCAATCCAAGGCCGCAGCAGATTCCGCCAATCAGGCCAAGAGCGAATTCTTATCAAACATGAGCCATGAGTTACGCACGCCCCTGAATGGCATTTTGGGCTATGCCCAAATTCTTAGTCGCTCCAAAACTTGGGGCAAAAAAGAACAAGATGGCATCCAAATTATTCATCAGTGCGGAACCCACCTACTGACCTTGATTAATGATATTTTGGATCTTTCTAAAATTGAAGCTCGTAAATTTGACCTGGCAATTAATGAATTTCATTTGCCCTCGTTTCTGCAAGGCGTTGGCGAAATTTGTCGAATTCGCGCTGAACAAAAAGGTATTGCTTTTATCTATCGAGCTGATTCAGATCTACCGATCGGGATTCGCGCCGACGAGAAGCGACTACGCCAAGTCTTGATTAACCTTCTCGGCAATGCAATCAAGTTTACTGATAAAGGACAAGTGACATTTCGCGTTCAAGCCCAAAAACTCGATGATCCGTCCCTATACCGTCTGCGATTCCAGGTTGAGGATACGGGTGTGGGGATGACACCAAAACAATTAGAAAAGATCTTTTTGCCATTTGAGCAAGTGGGTAATAGCAAAAAGCAGTCAGAGGGCACTGGTTTAGGACTCGCTATCAGCCACAAAATTGTGTCCTTAATGGGTAGCCAAATTGAAGTAGAGAGCACACTGGGCCAAGGCAGTACCTTTTGGTTTGATGTGCAGCTACCGGAGGCCAAAGAATGGGCAACCGCCTCTCGAACAATTGACCAAGGAACAATTGTGGGTTATGAAGGCAAGCAACGCACCATCATTGTGGTAGATGATCGTTGGGAGAATCGCTCTGTGATTGTCAGCCTCCTAGAGCCACTTGGATTCAAAATGGTGGAAGCCCAAAATGGTCAAGATGGTTGGGAAACTGCACTGAATCATGCTCCTGACCTAATCATTACGGACTTGATGATGCATGTCATGGATGGCTATCAACTACTCAGACAAATTCGCGCCTCTGAAACTTTGCGCAATGTTGTGGCGATCGCGTCGTCAGCCAGTGTCTTTGAAAGCAATCAGCAAGAGGCGATCGATGCGGGCGCTAACTTGTTTTTGCCCAAGCCAGTCCAAGCTGAAGTACTACTTCAAATTTTGCAAGAGCAACTTAACTTAACTTGGATTTATGAGCAAGCCACCGTCCCTGATCCTGCCTCAAAAACTGAACCTCTTCAGACCCAAGATGTGATTCCTCCCGCTTCAGAAATTGTGCAACGGTTGCACGATCTCCTGATGGACGGTGATACTCAAGAAATCTTATCCATGGTTGCTGAACTGGCAGAGTCCAACCCGAGCATGGCACCTTTTTCTGAGCAAGTCACTCAATTGGCAACTCGCTTTCAACTTAAACAACTACAAGCATTGCTTGAGCGCTACTTAGCTCAATAG
- the trpC gene encoding indole-3-glycerol phosphate synthase TrpC, with translation MQIRRIQPNPAVAVDTLRYQVRVPDSEPRHILEKIVWHKEAEVDRLRESLPLVKLQQRVREAQPPQDFLAALRQPPAPQPALIAEVKKASPSKGVIRADFDPVAIAQTYEASGAACLSVLTDQEFFQGSFDYLAQIRQAVNLPLLCKEFVLYPYQIYLARSLGADAILLIAAILTDTDLQYFLKIINALGMTALIEVHTLAELDRVLALDGVKLVGINNRDLATFQVTLETTIALLETRGEQLRSRDILVVSESGLGNRSDLDRVLNAGAGAVLVGESLMRQPDVGQAVNDLLHGTTDRE, from the coding sequence ATGCAAATTCGCCGCATTCAACCCAATCCGGCCGTTGCCGTTGACACCTTGCGCTATCAAGTGCGTGTGCCCGATAGCGAGCCTCGCCATATTTTGGAAAAAATCGTTTGGCACAAGGAAGCAGAGGTCGATCGGCTGCGGGAATCGTTACCCCTAGTTAAACTTCAGCAACGGGTGCGAGAAGCCCAGCCCCCTCAAGACTTTTTAGCCGCATTGCGTCAACCGCCGGCCCCTCAACCAGCGCTAATTGCGGAAGTGAAAAAAGCCTCCCCCAGCAAGGGCGTGATTCGTGCGGATTTTGATCCGGTGGCAATCGCCCAAACCTATGAGGCTAGCGGTGCAGCCTGTTTGTCGGTGCTGACGGATCAGGAGTTTTTTCAGGGCAGTTTCGATTATTTGGCGCAAATTCGGCAGGCGGTTAATTTGCCGCTGCTCTGTAAAGAATTTGTGCTTTATCCTTACCAAATTTATCTGGCTCGATCGCTCGGGGCCGATGCCATCTTGTTAATTGCAGCCATCTTGACTGATACGGATCTGCAATATTTCTTGAAGATTATTAATGCCTTGGGAATGACGGCATTGATTGAGGTACATACCTTGGCCGAATTAGACCGGGTTTTAGCCCTGGATGGGGTGAAGTTGGTGGGGATCAATAATCGTGATTTGGCCACATTTCAGGTGACGCTGGAAACCACGATCGCCCTCTTAGAAACGCGGGGTGAGCAACTGCGATCGCGCGATATTTTGGTGGTCAGTGAATCGGGCTTGGGCAATCGTTCAGATCTCGATCGGGTGCTGAATGCCGGAGCCGGGGCCGTGTTGGTGGGGGAATCACTGATGCGTCAGCCGGATGTGGGCCAAGCGGTCAATGATTTGCTGCATGGCACGACCGATCGTGAATGA
- the pstC gene encoding phosphate ABC transporter permease subunit PstC, translating into MESSLRDRALWQPNRQASHRTELIVRLILGLFSFVSVATTIGIVFTLIFETIDFFRIIPVWRFFTETRWTPLFASAQFGIIVLISATVLTTGIAILVALPLGLLSAVCLSEYATPKVRQVLKPALEVLAGVPTVVYGYFALLFVTPLLQKIIPGLQGFNALSAGIVLGVAITPLIASLSEDAIYAVPRSLRDGSYALGATKRETIISVVLPAALSGIVASVILAVSRAIGETMIVAIAAGQNATLGLNPFVSAMTMTAYIVQVSLGDTPAGSIAYRTLFAVGTTLFVMTLVLNVFSFWFVRRFQEKYD; encoded by the coding sequence ATGGAGAGTTCCCTGCGCGATCGCGCACTTTGGCAGCCCAATCGTCAAGCGAGTCACCGTACAGAGTTGATCGTTCGACTGATTTTGGGTCTTTTTTCATTTGTATCGGTCGCCACAACGATCGGGATTGTTTTCACCCTGATCTTTGAGACGATCGATTTCTTCAGAATCATTCCCGTTTGGCGATTTTTCACAGAAACCCGCTGGACTCCGCTCTTTGCCAGCGCCCAATTCGGGATCATTGTCCTGATCAGCGCCACGGTGCTCACCACGGGAATCGCCATTTTGGTGGCATTGCCCCTGGGTCTGCTGTCGGCCGTTTGCCTGAGTGAATATGCTACCCCCAAGGTGCGACAGGTGCTGAAGCCGGCCCTGGAGGTGTTGGCGGGTGTGCCCACGGTGGTCTATGGCTACTTTGCTTTGCTGTTCGTCACGCCGCTGCTTCAGAAAATCATCCCCGGACTGCAAGGGTTTAATGCCCTGAGTGCGGGGATTGTGTTGGGTGTGGCGATCACGCCGCTGATTGCCTCTCTGAGTGAAGATGCGATCTATGCCGTGCCTCGCAGTTTGCGAGATGGTTCCTATGCTCTGGGGGCCACGAAGCGCGAAACCATCATTTCAGTCGTGTTGCCAGCGGCCCTGTCGGGGATTGTGGCTTCGGTGATTTTGGCAGTGTCGCGGGCGATCGGGGAAACCATGATCGTGGCGATCGCAGCGGGTCAGAATGCCACCTTGGGTCTGAATCCTTTTGTTTCCGCCATGACCATGACGGCCTACATCGTGCAGGTCAGCCTTGGGGATACGCCGGCCGGGTCGATCGCCTACCGAACCCTGTTCGCAGTGGGTACCACCCTGTTTGTGATGACCCTGGTATTGAACGTGTTCAGCTTTTGGTTTGTGCGTCGCTTCCAGGAAAAATACGACTAA
- a CDS encoding sugar transferase, protein MTSQPTSIGVSTVAGTTETVLHIPERLSVLEAVDFKDTCKMLCESESLPVQITLDFSRTAFVDSSGIGALVSSYKLAHATGVSFVLRDVQPPVMAVLSMTGLDAMLPIERATTLMSAKAASEEVLPPATHPSVRSWVKRTLDIAGSLVGLTILGVLFVPLAIAIRLDSPGPILFSQSRCGWMGKRFRLWKFRSMVSDAEARRKEVKNQAEGAFFKNDNDPRITRIGRFLRRTSLDELPQFWNVLRGDMSLVGTRPPTPDEVERYEVPQWQRLDVRPGMTGEWQVNGRSTVKKFEDVIRLDLKYQENWSLKHDLKLILKTVALLFSRSSGAM, encoded by the coding sequence ATGACTTCGCAGCCGACTAGTATTGGTGTTTCAACTGTGGCTGGAACCACTGAAACGGTTCTTCATATCCCTGAGCGCCTCTCTGTTCTGGAAGCCGTTGATTTTAAGGACACCTGCAAAATGCTCTGTGAATCGGAATCGCTTCCGGTTCAAATCACTCTGGACTTCAGCCGCACCGCTTTTGTGGATAGCAGCGGTATCGGTGCATTGGTCAGCAGCTATAAGCTGGCCCATGCGACGGGTGTGAGCTTTGTACTGCGGGATGTGCAGCCGCCAGTGATGGCTGTGTTGTCCATGACGGGTTTGGATGCGATGTTGCCGATCGAACGGGCCACCACCCTCATGAGCGCCAAGGCTGCATCAGAAGAGGTGTTGCCACCGGCTACTCACCCCTCGGTGCGATCGTGGGTGAAGCGCACCCTCGATATTGCAGGTTCGCTGGTGGGGCTGACCATTTTGGGCGTTTTGTTTGTTCCCCTCGCGATCGCGATTCGTCTTGACAGCCCCGGCCCCATTCTCTTTAGCCAGTCCCGTTGCGGTTGGATGGGTAAGCGGTTTCGGCTTTGGAAATTTCGCTCCATGGTTTCTGATGCAGAAGCCCGGCGCAAGGAAGTTAAAAACCAAGCTGAGGGTGCGTTCTTCAAGAATGACAACGATCCCCGCATTACTCGCATTGGTCGTTTTTTACGCCGCACCAGCCTGGACGAGCTACCCCAATTCTGGAATGTGTTGCGGGGAGATATGAGCCTGGTGGGTACTCGGCCGCCCACGCCTGATGAGGTGGAGCGCTATGAGGTTCCCCAATGGCAGCGGTTAGATGTGCGTCCTGGAATGACCGGTGAGTGGCAGGTTAATGGGCGATCGACGGTGAAAAAATTTGAGGACGTGATTCGCCTAGACCTGAAATATCAGGAAAACTGGAGCTTGAAGCACGACTTAAAACTCATTCTCAAAACCGTCGCACTTCTGTTTTCCCGCAGCAGCGGCGCAATGTAG
- the pstB gene encoding phosphate ABC transporter ATP-binding protein PstB: protein MQSSVTSNAVLSARSVSVYYGPSIAVRDASLDIPRGEIVAFIGPSGCGKSTILRCFNRMNDLVPSARVEGQITYNEEDLYGPKVDAVSIRSRIGMVFQRPNPFPKSIYENIAFGARINGYRGNMDELVESSLRRAALWDEVKDKLRDSGLALSGGQQQRLCIARAVAIQPEVILMDEPCSALDPISTLRIEELIKELSGDYTIVIVTHNMQQASRVSDRTAFFNAQATDSGNKVGYLVEYDRTERIFHDPVEEATRDYVTGRFG from the coding sequence ATGCAATCTTCTGTCACGTCCAATGCGGTGTTATCTGCCCGATCGGTCTCGGTCTACTACGGTCCCAGCATCGCGGTGCGCGACGCATCACTAGACATCCCACGGGGCGAAATTGTGGCCTTCATTGGCCCCTCCGGTTGTGGCAAGAGCACGATTTTGCGTTGCTTTAACCGGATGAATGACCTGGTTCCCAGCGCCCGCGTTGAGGGACAAATTACCTACAACGAAGAAGACCTCTACGGCCCCAAGGTCGATGCCGTTTCCATCCGTAGCCGCATTGGGATGGTGTTCCAGCGCCCGAATCCCTTTCCCAAATCCATTTACGAAAACATTGCCTTTGGGGCCCGCATCAATGGCTATCGCGGCAACATGGATGAGCTAGTTGAAAGCTCCCTGCGGCGGGCTGCCCTTTGGGATGAGGTGAAAGACAAGCTGCGCGACAGTGGCTTGGCCCTCTCTGGTGGGCAACAACAGCGCCTTTGCATTGCCCGCGCGGTGGCCATTCAACCGGAAGTGATCCTGATGGATGAGCCTTGCTCGGCCTTGGATCCGATTTCCACCCTCCGGATTGAGGAACTGATTAAGGAACTGAGTGGTGACTACACGATCGTGATCGTGACCCACAACATGCAACAGGCCTCGCGGGTGAGCGATCGCACGGCCTTTTTCAACGCCCAAGCCACCGACTCGGGCAACAAGGTTGGTTATTTGGTGGAGTACGATCGCACGGAACGCATTTTCCACGATCCCGTGGAAGAAGCCACTCGCGATTATGTAACCGGTCGATTCGGCTAA
- a CDS encoding ATP-binding protein, with protein MGARPQGSIKSNRFKSLRGRLAWLRDCLRPRRWQQWWTQGLGPRLHHWWDYQTDNRWMPTSHQSHLHLTTDLQELPSLLQWFDVILKRAIPESLPPQFLWECQLILTEGFTNAARHAHHHRPPHTPIVVEVGRCGRCLNIQIWDYGDPFDWDAKLALLKQEKRNPLEKESGRGLMFMEQLSRRVRYRRYGKRNCLMVQKSFPS; from the coding sequence ATGGGCGCGCGTCCTCAAGGTTCGATCAAATCAAACCGCTTTAAATCTCTGCGCGGCCGCCTTGCCTGGTTGCGAGATTGCTTGCGGCCCCGTCGCTGGCAGCAATGGTGGACTCAGGGGTTGGGGCCCCGTCTGCACCATTGGTGGGACTACCAAACGGATAACCGCTGGATGCCCACCAGCCATCAATCGCACCTGCACCTCACAACGGATCTTCAGGAACTGCCTTCGTTGTTGCAGTGGTTTGATGTCATTTTGAAGCGGGCTATTCCTGAATCGCTGCCGCCGCAATTTCTGTGGGAGTGCCAGTTGATTTTGACGGAAGGATTTACGAATGCGGCTCGCCATGCGCACCATCACCGCCCCCCACACACCCCGATCGTGGTTGAGGTGGGCCGTTGCGGACGTTGTTTAAATATTCAAATTTGGGACTACGGCGATCCCTTTGATTGGGATGCAAAGTTGGCTTTACTGAAACAAGAAAAACGCAATCCTTTGGAGAAGGAATCGGGGCGAGGATTGATGTTTATGGAGCAATTGTCGCGGCGGGTGCGTTACCGTCGCTATGGAAAGCGCAATTGCTTGATGGTTCAAAAATCGTTCCCCAGTTAG
- a CDS encoding glycosyltransferase family 2 protein codes for MVGWLILDGLLALSGLGIGIFWVRSCQSLAGASRLEPVTLAEIPARSIAVVIPAYNEEVNIVDCVRSVLASELPDNVELQVWVADDQSSDRTLALAAALMPTDARLRVLRVPPRPTEQLWLGKNWACVQVTEAIGETVDYLLFIDADVRLAPGAIGAALTLADRQQIDLLSCAPLLVCGCLSEWLVQPIVASAMAIAFDFRTLNDPKSPTAFAAGPFMFFRRSSYAAIGGHAAVGHELTEDLALARQIRQSGRSLHFALGLGLMRVRMYQNFAALWEGWTKHWHIANQNNIPKTLISAAGLFEVFAMPWLGLLVGAIGLLIDGPSPLGFASCGLALATTIAVCWMRWAIAQQTDQSLRYWWLMGVGGVLVFAIAIASIIKVETGWGWTWRGRPLTQSS; via the coding sequence ATGGTGGGTTGGCTGATTCTGGATGGACTCTTGGCCCTGTCTGGGTTAGGAATTGGGATCTTTTGGGTGCGATCGTGCCAGTCCTTGGCCGGTGCATCGCGGCTGGAGCCGGTGACGCTCGCGGAGATTCCGGCTCGATCGATCGCGGTGGTGATCCCCGCCTACAACGAAGAAGTAAACATCGTTGATTGCGTGCGATCGGTCTTGGCCAGTGAGCTGCCGGACAATGTGGAATTACAAGTGTGGGTTGCCGATGACCAATCCAGCGATCGCACCCTGGCCCTGGCCGCAGCCTTGATGCCCACCGATGCCCGGTTGCGGGTGCTGCGAGTGCCCCCGCGCCCCACGGAGCAATTGTGGTTAGGCAAAAACTGGGCCTGTGTCCAAGTGACAGAGGCGATCGGGGAAACCGTAGATTATTTGCTGTTTATTGATGCCGATGTGCGGTTGGCTCCTGGGGCGATCGGGGCCGCCTTGACCCTGGCCGATCGCCAACAAATCGACTTGCTCAGTTGCGCCCCCCTGTTGGTTTGTGGCTGCCTCTCAGAATGGTTGGTGCAGCCCATTGTGGCCAGCGCCATGGCCATTGCTTTTGACTTCCGCACCTTGAACGATCCCAAATCGCCCACGGCCTTTGCAGCGGGGCCCTTCATGTTCTTTCGGCGATCGAGCTATGCCGCCATCGGTGGCCACGCCGCCGTGGGCCATGAATTAACCGAAGACCTGGCCCTCGCTCGCCAGATTCGCCAAAGTGGGCGATCGCTGCATTTCGCGCTGGGGTTGGGGTTGATGCGCGTGCGGATGTATCAGAACTTTGCGGCCCTGTGGGAAGGTTGGACTAAGCATTGGCACATTGCCAACCAAAACAACATCCCCAAAACCCTGATCTCAGCAGCGGGGCTATTTGAAGTGTTTGCCATGCCCTGGCTGGGGTTGTTAGTCGGGGCGATCGGGCTACTGATTGACGGCCCCTCTCCCCTTGGGTTTGCGTCCTGTGGGCTAGCACTCGCCACCACGATCGCGGTCTGCTGGATGCGCTGGGCGATCGCCCAACAAACGGACCAATCCCTGCGCTACTGGTGGCTGATGGGCGTGGGTGGCGTTTTGGTTTTCGCGATCGCGATCGCCTCAATCATCAAAGTCGAAACCGGTTGGGGATGGACTTGGCGCGGCCGCCCGTTAACCCAAAGTTCTTAA
- the pstA gene encoding phosphate ABC transporter permease PstA, whose protein sequence is MAISNESQGRSRALLFNPRLDQRYVKDNIFAGATWVATGFAILVLVVLLVDTFIDGMPRISWQFITSLPSRKPELAGVGAALGGSIWLLVLTALIAFPIGVGAGLYLEEFSLESWWSRLIEINISNLAGVPSIIYGLLGLQVFARWLQPITGGRSVLTGALTLSLLILPVIIVATREALRTVPDGLRQAGFALGATRWEVVSAHVLPLALPGILTGTILALSRAIGETAALITIGALTFVPFIPNNPQSPFTALPIQIYNWVSRPQQGFHINAAAGIVVLMIVLLAMNGTAILLRNRFQKTLN, encoded by the coding sequence ATGGCTATTTCAAACGAATCCCAAGGGCGATCGCGCGCGTTGCTCTTCAACCCTCGTCTGGATCAGCGCTACGTCAAGGACAATATCTTTGCTGGAGCCACCTGGGTGGCCACCGGGTTCGCCATCCTGGTTTTGGTGGTGCTGCTGGTGGATACCTTCATTGATGGAATGCCCCGCATTAGCTGGCAATTCATCACGAGCCTGCCCTCGCGCAAGCCGGAATTGGCCGGGGTGGGCGCGGCGTTGGGTGGTTCCATTTGGCTGCTGGTGCTGACGGCGCTGATTGCTTTCCCGATCGGGGTGGGCGCGGGCCTGTACCTGGAAGAATTTTCGCTCGAATCCTGGTGGTCTCGCCTGATTGAGATCAACATCTCCAACCTAGCTGGCGTACCCTCGATCATTTATGGTTTGCTGGGATTGCAGGTGTTTGCCCGCTGGCTGCAACCCATCACTGGCGGCCGCAGCGTTCTGACCGGGGCCCTAACCCTCTCATTGCTGATTTTGCCGGTGATCATCGTGGCCACCCGCGAAGCCCTGCGCACCGTCCCCGACGGTCTGCGTCAGGCAGGCTTTGCGCTGGGGGCAACCCGTTGGGAGGTGGTTTCGGCCCATGTGTTGCCGCTGGCCCTGCCGGGGATTTTGACGGGAACCATTTTGGCCCTGTCCCGGGCGATCGGGGAAACCGCCGCGCTGATCACCATTGGAGCCTTAACCTTCGTTCCCTTCATCCCCAACAATCCCCAAAGCCCCTTCACGGCGCTGCCGATCCAAATCTACAACTGGGTCTCCCGACCTCAGCAAGGTTTCCACATCAACGCCGCCGCCGGGATTGTCGTTTTGATGATTGTTCTGCTGGCCATGAATGGCACGGCAATTCTGTTGCGCAACCGGTTCCAGAAAACTCTTAACTAG
- a CDS encoding PstS family phosphate ABC transporter substrate-binding protein — protein MNYSLLRRMTRHAAAGSIAALALSLAACGGAPQAGNSPAAGESPAAGASPAAAEATATVKVDGSSTVFPISEAMAEEFMKVNTSTKVIVGSSGTGGGFKKFCAGETDISNASRPIKTEEIELCKKGNVEYVELPISFDGLSVVVNPKNDFATCLSVDQLKKMWEPAAEGKVKSWKDVDPKFPDKPMTLYGPGTDSGTYDYFTKAITGEEGKSRGDYTPSEDDNVIVQGVSGDEGSLGFFGYAYYEANKDKLKLVEIKGKSGKCVAPSAASIADGSYEPLSRPEFIYVRKDALSRPEVKAFVAFQIDAANKQIIADTGYLPLPDEVLTLAKERLEKGVTGSVFGGKAPAGAKLSDLLAAEKAGGAEKK, from the coding sequence ATGAATTACTCACTCCTGCGTCGAATGACCCGTCACGCGGCTGCTGGCTCGATCGCAGCCCTGGCCCTCTCCCTAGCCGCCTGCGGTGGCGCACCCCAAGCAGGCAACAGCCCCGCCGCTGGCGAAAGCCCCGCTGCCGGTGCTAGCCCCGCCGCTGCGGAAGCAACAGCCACCGTTAAGGTTGATGGCTCCAGCACCGTGTTTCCGATTTCGGAAGCCATGGCTGAAGAGTTCATGAAAGTCAACACCAGCACCAAGGTGATTGTGGGATCGTCGGGAACCGGTGGCGGTTTCAAGAAGTTCTGCGCCGGGGAAACCGATATTTCCAATGCTTCGCGACCCATCAAAACAGAAGAAATCGAACTCTGTAAGAAGGGCAACGTGGAATATGTGGAGCTGCCCATCTCCTTTGATGGTCTCTCGGTGGTGGTGAACCCCAAAAATGATTTCGCCACCTGCTTGAGCGTTGATCAGCTCAAGAAGATGTGGGAACCGGCCGCAGAAGGCAAAGTGAAGAGCTGGAAGGATGTGGATCCGAAATTCCCCGACAAGCCGATGACCCTCTACGGCCCCGGTACGGATTCGGGAACCTATGACTACTTCACCAAGGCCATTACTGGCGAGGAAGGTAAGAGCCGTGGGGACTACACGCCGAGCGAAGACGACAATGTGATTGTGCAGGGCGTGTCGGGTGATGAAGGCTCCTTGGGCTTCTTCGGCTATGCCTATTACGAAGCAAACAAGGATAAGCTGAAGCTGGTGGAAATCAAGGGCAAGAGCGGCAAGTGCGTTGCTCCGAGCGCTGCTTCGATCGCCGACGGTTCCTACGAACCCCTGTCGCGTCCGGAATTCATCTACGTCCGCAAGGATGCCCTCAGCCGTCCTGAGGTGAAGGCCTTTGTGGCATTCCAGATTGATGCGGCCAACAAGCAAATCATTGCGGATACGGGCTATCTGCCGCTGCCCGATGAGGTGCTGACGCTGGCGAAGGAGCGCCTGGAGAAGGGAGTGACCGGTTCTGTGTTCGGTGGCAAGGCTCCGGCTGGGGCTAAGCTGTCGGATCTGCTGGCGGCTGAAAAGGCTGGCGGTGCCGAGAAGAAGTAA